From a region of the Fischerella sp. JS2 genome:
- a CDS encoding DUF6888 family protein, producing MPTSEQKTQCFVLCCWFTKLYLPINMVRIDERTGNVFFLAGEENIIEIYPNGRWRYVQ from the coding sequence ATTCCTACGTCAGAGCAAAAAACACAGTGTTTTGTCTTGTGTTGTTGGTTTACAAAACTTTACTTACCTATCAATATGGTGCGTATAGACGAGCGTACAGGAAACGTCTTCTTCTTAGCAGGTGAGGAGAATATCATTGAGATATATCCCAATGGCAGATGGAGATATGTACAATGA
- a CDS encoding caspase family protein codes for MANNWAIAIGVNQYQFFQPLGCAQADAEALKDFLVVEAGFLQQQCLLMTDTSPPLGDRSTYPTKENILLLLEDLAAACWQPQDRLWFFFSGYGINHNGQDYLMPIEANPAQIEETGIELRALMQNLQLARLDTLILLDINRAYASQANTLIGQEAIELAQELQIPTIISCQPEQFSHESTELGHGFFTASVLEALRSGNGNTLEDLERYLSLRTPELCQHYWRPTQNPVTIIPSRQQGILPASQTNHRVKYTTALSSKEILAAAAAALPTPSLHSNSHQSAANATTWNGVGEVGEMEEEIANYSSLSPPATTNYSQVKQTATASTSIWKPLLWWGVSTMMVIGLLAVVVLRNQAGFKTVEISPVATKTANDDSDTEILPVLPDGARNNKIVKILPTVPPPLQSNQIKPPTVPKSELAKRKQALSDLAKMSLQPNQASDLSLAIAKAKKIKPSTQGYEQAQTNIQVWSGMILDLAKNRAKQRKYATAVAAAELINQDQPNYPRAQAAIKKWRQQAKQFVANTTLLDAANGLIQPGQASSYNRAIEVAKKVSLGEPGSDQARKSINKWSEIILQLAKRRASRGETKAAIITASLVPEGTSAYNKAQQAIEKWQNKKPQK; via the coding sequence ATGGCAAATAACTGGGCGATCGCTATTGGCGTAAATCAATATCAATTCTTTCAACCGTTAGGATGTGCTCAAGCCGATGCCGAGGCGTTAAAAGACTTCTTGGTAGTAGAAGCAGGTTTTTTACAACAACAGTGTCTATTAATGACAGACACTTCCCCACCTCTAGGTGATAGATCTACTTATCCCACCAAGGAAAACATTCTGCTTTTATTAGAAGATTTAGCTGCGGCATGTTGGCAGCCCCAAGACAGACTGTGGTTTTTCTTTAGTGGTTATGGCATCAATCACAACGGACAAGATTATCTGATGCCTATAGAAGCAAACCCCGCTCAAATTGAAGAAACTGGCATAGAATTGCGGGCATTAATGCAAAATCTGCAACTTGCGAGGCTTGACACATTAATATTGCTTGACATCAACCGTGCTTATGCTAGTCAGGCCAATACTCTTATTGGTCAAGAAGCAATTGAATTAGCACAAGAATTACAAATTCCTACTATTATTTCTTGCCAACCAGAACAATTTTCTCACGAGAGTACCGAACTCGGTCATGGATTCTTTACAGCATCAGTATTGGAAGCTTTGCGTTCTGGCAACGGCAATACTTTGGAGGATCTAGAAAGATACTTGAGTCTGCGCACTCCAGAACTATGTCAACACTATTGGCGTCCAACGCAAAACCCTGTTACTATCATTCCCTCTAGGCAACAAGGTATCTTACCAGCATCACAAACAAATCATCGCGTAAAATATACAACAGCCCTCAGTTCTAAAGAAATCTTAGCTGCTGCTGCTGCTGCCCTGCCCACACCTTCGCTGCATTCCAATTCCCATCAATCAGCAGCAAATGCAACTACCTGGAATGGAGTGGGGGAAGTAGGGGAAATGGAGGAAGAAATTGCCAATTATTCATCACTTTCGCCCCCAGCAACAACAAACTACTCACAAGTAAAACAAACAGCCACAGCCAGCACTTCTATTTGGAAACCACTACTGTGGTGGGGTGTAAGTACGATGATGGTTATTGGCTTGCTGGCAGTGGTTGTTCTTCGCAATCAAGCAGGTTTTAAAACTGTAGAGATTTCTCCAGTTGCCACTAAAACTGCTAATGATGACAGTGACACAGAAATTCTGCCTGTGTTACCAGATGGTGCTAGGAATAACAAGATTGTCAAGATTTTGCCAACTGTTCCACCGCCTCTACAAAGTAATCAAATAAAACCACCGACTGTTCCTAAATCTGAATTAGCCAAGCGTAAGCAAGCGCTGTCGGACTTAGCGAAAATGTCGCTGCAACCAAATCAAGCCAGCGATCTCAGCTTGGCGATCGCTAAAGCTAAAAAAATCAAACCTAGTACTCAAGGTTACGAACAAGCACAAACAAACATTCAAGTTTGGAGTGGCATGATTTTAGACTTAGCTAAAAATCGTGCCAAACAGAGAAAGTATGCCACAGCCGTAGCTGCTGCTGAGTTAATTAACCAAGATCAGCCAAATTATCCACGAGCACAAGCAGCAATTAAAAAGTGGCGTCAACAAGCCAAGCAGTTTGTGGCCAACACAACCCTTTTGGATGCTGCTAATGGCTTAATTCAGCCGGGACAAGCTTCTAGTTACAACCGTGCGATCGAAGTTGCTAAAAAAGTTTCACTAGGGGAACCAGGTTCCGATCAAGCTCGAAAATCTATAAATAAGTGGAGCGAAATTATTCTGCAACTGGCTAAGCGCCGTGCTTCCAGAGGAGAAACCAAAGCAGCAATTATAACGGCTTCTTTAGTGCCAGAGGGAACATCGGCCTATAACAAGGCTCAGCAAGCTATAGAAAAGTGGCAAAACAAAAAGCCGCAAAAGTGA
- a CDS encoding Mo-dependent nitrogenase C-terminal domain-containing protein, which produces MKVFDNTTKKIFFASWVALTPTEASNSSAIHSHRPVSKPDFDILQPLRRWLDHVKVSDRQFAHRLCHLIPAQCPFERDVKLFGKTLFHIPPMCKLNPLYEEVVSLRFRALCYLADECGEDVSQYC; this is translated from the coding sequence ATGAAGGTATTTGACAATACCACAAAAAAGATTTTTTTCGCTAGCTGGGTAGCACTAACTCCAACCGAAGCCAGCAATAGCAGTGCTATTCACTCACATCGTCCAGTCTCTAAGCCTGATTTTGATATTCTCCAGCCTCTACGTCGGTGGCTAGACCACGTTAAAGTTAGCGATCGCCAATTCGCACACCGCTTGTGTCATCTCATTCCTGCTCAATGTCCCTTTGAGCGCGACGTTAAGTTATTTGGTAAAACCTTATTTCACATCCCACCAATGTGTAAGCTCAACCCCTTATACGAAGAAGTCGTAAGCTTACGTTTCCGAGCGCTTTGTTATCTAGCCGATGAATGCGGCGAGGATGTTTCCCAGTATTGTTGA
- the budA gene encoding acetolactate decarboxylase has product MKYKPYIWLAVVCTTALGVVIPGRTQQNKSSNLLFQTSTINALMTGVYDGDTNFKELKAYGNFGLGTLNNLDGEMIGLDGKFYQIKSDGVAYPIPDGMKTPFAAVTFFKSDQLINLAEKLNYQQMQQSLDRQLPSRNYPYAIRIQGTFPYLKVRSVSKQTPPYRPLVEVVKNQSIFELKNVKGTLVGFRTPTYMQGVSVSGYHLHFITENRKAGGHLLDGQFQNLQVEIDQMSHVRVDLPKNSQFNQANLEGDKAGEINKVER; this is encoded by the coding sequence ATGAAATATAAACCTTATATATGGTTAGCTGTTGTATGTACTACTGCATTGGGCGTTGTTATTCCTGGTAGAACCCAGCAAAACAAATCATCAAATCTTCTTTTTCAAACATCGACAATTAATGCACTCATGACGGGTGTTTATGATGGGGATACTAATTTTAAAGAATTAAAAGCATACGGTAATTTTGGTTTAGGAACATTAAATAATCTGGATGGAGAAATGATTGGGTTAGATGGCAAGTTCTATCAAATTAAATCTGATGGAGTTGCTTATCCTATTCCAGATGGAATGAAAACTCCTTTTGCTGCGGTCACTTTCTTTAAATCAGATCAATTGATTAATTTGGCGGAAAAACTGAATTATCAACAGATGCAACAATCTTTAGATCGCCAATTACCATCAAGAAATTATCCTTATGCGATTCGTATTCAAGGTACTTTCCCATACCTCAAAGTTAGAAGTGTGTCAAAGCAAACCCCACCTTATCGTCCTTTAGTAGAGGTGGTAAAAAATCAATCTATATTTGAGTTAAAGAATGTCAAGGGTACTTTAGTAGGCTTTCGTACACCCACTTATATGCAAGGAGTAAGTGTTAGTGGTTATCATCTGCATTTTATAACTGAAAATCGCAAAGCTGGCGGACATCTTTTAGATGGACAATTTCAGAATCTGCAAGTCGAAATTGATCAGATGTCACATGTCAGGGTTGATTTGCCTAAGAATTCCCAATTCAACCAAGCTAATTTAGAGGGTGATAAAGCTGGAGAAATAAACAAAGTTGAGCGGTAA
- a CDS encoding anion transporter produces MLSHILKFAIYIFLGLTYLGLALGYLPGLRMNRAAIALVGSAFLIALGVVNLQEAWQAIDPTTIVFLLSMMVVNANLTYAGFFPQALSLLLRFTRSPLGILIALTFGSGILSAFFLNDTLALIFTPLTLSLTQALRLHPIPYLLAITGATNIGSVATLSGNPQNILIGSFSGIHYLDFMRVMTPIAVTGLAIQVILLCLLYPNVRSIVPCEHLPTGKKRIFKPLYNKTLIITTGLLIAFAVGLPLAESALVAASLLLITRRVKPQRILQKVDWNLLVMFSGLFILSKATQKLNLLQPFTYAVNSAAGLLGVTAILSNLISNVPAVLLLHPLIAKDDTQSWLLLAAASTLAGNLTLFGAVANLIVVEAAAELGYKLNFWEHLRFGVPVTVLTLLLVFLWIH; encoded by the coding sequence ATGTTATCACATATATTGAAATTTGCCATCTATATTTTTTTAGGGTTGACCTATCTAGGATTGGCATTAGGCTATCTGCCTGGTTTACGCATGAATCGTGCTGCGATCGCCTTAGTGGGTTCTGCGTTTTTAATTGCTTTGGGTGTAGTAAATTTGCAGGAGGCTTGGCAAGCAATTGATCCCACCACGATAGTGTTTTTGTTGAGCATGATGGTGGTGAACGCTAACTTAACCTACGCAGGATTTTTCCCTCAAGCATTGTCGCTGCTTTTACGTTTTACTCGCAGTCCTTTGGGGATCTTGATCGCTTTAACCTTTGGCAGTGGTATTCTTTCCGCCTTTTTTTTGAATGATACCTTGGCGCTAATTTTTACACCACTTACCCTAAGCCTAACTCAAGCTTTGAGATTGCATCCCATACCCTACTTATTAGCGATCACAGGTGCAACAAACATTGGTTCTGTCGCCACCTTGAGCGGTAATCCTCAAAACATCCTAATTGGCTCCTTTTCAGGCATCCATTACTTGGATTTTATGAGGGTGATGACTCCAATTGCTGTAACAGGGTTAGCAATTCAAGTAATTTTACTGTGTTTACTTTACCCAAATGTACGCTCAATTGTGCCCTGCGAACACTTACCCACAGGGAAAAAGCGCATCTTTAAACCTTTATATAACAAAACCTTAATAATAACCACCGGATTGTTAATCGCTTTTGCCGTTGGTTTACCTCTAGCAGAGTCAGCTTTAGTTGCTGCTAGCCTGTTACTCATCACTAGGCGAGTTAAACCACAGCGCATTCTGCAAAAAGTAGATTGGAATCTATTGGTGATGTTCTCTGGACTATTTATATTGAGTAAAGCGACTCAAAAACTGAATTTACTGCAACCCTTCACCTATGCAGTGAACTCTGCTGCTGGTCTATTGGGAGTGACAGCTATTTTGTCGAACTTAATTTCTAATGTGCCTGCGGTACTACTACTGCATCCCCTGATTGCGAAAGATGATACCCAATCTTGGTTATTGCTAGCAGCAGCATCTACTTTGGCAGGTAATTTAACTTTGTTTGGTGCAGTCGCTAACTTGATTGTCGTAGAAGCGGCGGCGGAGTTGGGTTACAAGTTAAACTTTTGGGAGCATTTACGTTTTGGTGTACCAGTGACGGTGTTAACTTTACTTTTGGTTTTTCTGTGGATTCACTAG
- a CDS encoding DUF6887 family protein: MSNPNFQTMSWKELHAYVLAHRDDQEAFYAYVDKLHAEARWVEMPALQSPEDLENYPEFIERVRNSSEP, from the coding sequence ATGAGCAACCCTAACTTTCAAACAATGAGCTGGAAGGAATTACACGCTTATGTTCTGGCTCATCGGGATGATCAAGAGGCTTTTTATGCGTATGTGGACAAGTTACATGCTGAGGCTAGGTGGGTTGAAATGCCAGCGTTACAGTCTCCAGAAGACTTAGAAAATTACCCTGAATTTATTGAGCGTGTTCGCAACAGTTCGGAACCGTAA